In Zingiber officinale cultivar Zhangliang chromosome 9B, Zo_v1.1, whole genome shotgun sequence, the genomic window TCACTAATTTGCCAACACAGTGATTATGTGGGATCATATCGCGACATACATGATAAGCAAGATaaactaataataaaaatatGGTTTAAAATCTCTTGTCATGTcgaaaaacaaaatcaaaatgtATAGCTCCTATAATTTACTAAATCCCGAAACAAATCTACACAAGTAAACTTTCATGTATTTTTTGTAGAATATATCAAGATGGCAACTTCAAGtgatatttgtatttttttaatatggCAATTGCAAGTGATATTTGTTtctctaaaattttaattcaattcatTATATAATtgctaaagaaaattttaattgaattcgTCTGAACACTTGTTCTGGTATTAACAATGTGTAATCAATATGTTTATAAACCTTTAACTTATTGCTTTGAAATTTTGATTCAAATAGCCTTTTAGTTGTTATAAGCTTATATTTAAAAGTAAATAAGTCAAGTGGAAGTGGATGACGATAAAAAGTAAAGTGGATGAGGATTATATATTAATAGTGAGTGTTGGCACAACACAACACAACACAACACTGAAATATATCATTCTAATATGAGACAAAGGCTACAGGACAACacaaattttaaactttgaacaaattaagagaaaataaataaatatctgaTGATTAACAACTCCTTGTTTGATAAGAAAGAATTGTAGCATCTACATTATATGTGATCTGACAAAAAGGTTTTGGCAAATAAAAGTATTCATCAAACAGTGAATATGCATAACAGAAACATGCTTGCAGCTGAGAAAAGCAAATATCACTAGAAGTCGGCACAATTGCAGGATAAGAATTTTAGAAATGTCAAGCAAAAAGCTGATCATGACCATTAAATGTCAAATATTAATGCCTTAGTAGGAGCTATCACATACCAAAGGAAGAATCCTGGGAAAATTTAGACTCCAATTCAGAAGGTAGTACATCCTTGTCCAGTGGTATGGAAGTGCAATCTTCTAGATCCAAACAGAGTGTCATTTCAACAGGCGTAAAATCTATTTGTGCATCCTGACAACTGACGATTTCATTTTGCTGATCTAAGGTTACAATAGGCAAGCTACTTGTTGCAACATCAAAAATCTCATCTTGAGTTTCACAGACCTTATCAGTTACCATATAGTTGTCTTCAATTAAAGGTGTATCTTGGTTAGTGGTACGTTTCTCCATTTTCTCATTGCCCCCTTCACTGTTATGCAAACACACATCATCCATGTTTTGATAAGAGATACAGGTTCTACCTGGATCACCTGATATTGATGAATCATGCATTTGAAGAGTATTTTCTTCACCCAACTGCAGTAGTATGCCACTAGATGCTAAATATGAACTAGCATAGCAAGATTCATCTGTGCTTATAGCAGCTTGCTCTGTAGATGAATGTTTTAAACCACTCAAATCTGAGCCTCCAGAAGAATTTTCTGGCTTTTGAGCATTCAATATTAAGTTTTCAACATTATTTTCCAGACCTAGGTTAACACGAGAAAAAACTTGATCAGTTTCAATTTCATTATAAGGTGATCTGTCTATGGCAGAGAATTTATCCAAATCTGAATCGGAAGTAATGTGACTTTCACACCTCACATTGTCCATCTCATCCTTTCTATTTCCTAACTGGTGCAGGATGAGCATGTCTGTTTGCTCAGATGGTCCCAGTtcaacagaggaagaagaagagctatCCTTCCCAAGGCTGCGCTTGATGATGTGAATATCAACTCCATAAGAAGGTTCTGTGTAAAGGATATTTGTGAGAGAACTATTTCCTTGCACAATATGATGTTTTCTGCTGCTTGATGAGTTTGTTAGAAGTATTGCAATGCCTGTGCCCTCAACCCCGTCATTTGAACAAGGAGTTGGCACTGATTGTGGAGATTCACATTTACAACAGTCATTCAATTCATTTGGGATAAATATTTCCTGTTCAGAAAGATTCTTTTTGTTTTTGTGAGTCATCAAGTGTACTCTACTATCCATGGAGAAATCAGTCACTGGTCCTTCACTAATCTGCTCTTGCTGTTCAAGGGTGGAATGATGTCTACTGTTAGGTGGCACATACATTCCCATTTTCCTTTGAATCTCATGACGAGGTGTGTCATTAGGATCATCCCTGGCTGCGACTTGCCTGGTCCCAGAAGCCTTATAAGCTATTGACCCGTGTATTGCATTACATTCTTGACATACATCCTTAATCATATCCATGACAGTGAAGCTTTTCCCACATTTTAAGCAGATACTTGATTTTTCAACAGAATTGATATCTTGGGAAGTAGCATCAGTCTCAGATTCTTTGGAACTTACCAAACAATATGATGGTAAACATTCTTGACAAACATTCGTATCCATCAAATCAAAATATTTTCCACATTTCAAGCAAGTGCTCATTTTTTTACCAGCATTATTATCCGAAACCTCATCAGCAAATGATGAATCTTCATAAGCAACAGTATTTACAACAACACCAACATTGGCCATTGAAGTGTCCAACTTTGAGTTAACTTTGCCAGACATACCCTCATCAAATATCCCAATATTACTTTGGCATTTTCCAGTTTCATGACAAATATCTTCACTTACCTCATCTAATTTATCCAAGACAAATATTTCCTCTTGGAATCCATGAATCTTTGTCCCATCCCATTTGCAAGTCAGATCACTTTGATCATGGTCAGTATCCTCCAAATCAAGAACAAAACTAGCACCTTGATCAGAACTTGCATTACTGCTGGTTGTGAGTGAAGAATTCCTAGAAAGCATAGGCCCATGCACACTGTTTGTTTTTGCAGAGTAAAATGTGGAGGCAGGGACACTTGATAACAATGGTCTGAACATATATTGAGGAGTCCTATGATGATCCTATAGAGGTTTTGTAAATAGATTTCAGTGAGTTCAaagatgtaaaattttataacagTTCCATACAAAAAAGAAATCAAAGGCATGAACACAACAAGTAGAAGCTTAGCTTTTTTGCCAAATGAAGACTGAATTGACATTGTATAAAATAACAGTGAACTAAAAACTTAAGCAACTATGTTTTCaccaaaaaaaacaaaactacaACAACTGCATATTAAAGAGTAGCAAGGTTGTCAAATCAAGGTATGTGTCATGCATAGTTATGATGAATATGTAAGACATAAGGCATTAGGAATAGTTTTGAGATTCTAAATATCTAAATCTATATAATATGCTATATGATAGCATAGTATTATAAATGGGGTACAAAGTGAATAATACTGAGTGTGTACAAAGTGCATTCCTAAAAGAACAATTCAAGAACAAAGGCAGTTATAAATCTGTAATTTCTAGCATGCTACACTTGACTTGAAGCACAGAAACATACAAGAAGACAATTAGTTCAGAGTTCTAGTTACATTCCACTTATAAATGATAAAGAATAAAGACGGTAATCATGCATAATAAAAAAGTATGGTGTGCCTGAAGGATTAGTATCATTTCTTATGCAAACAATCTCCAACCTCTATAGTATTAGATTTACCAATACCAGCAACATCATGATTTTTGGTAGGTTGACATACAAAAATAGTTCAATTTGTTTTTAGATAAGAAAATGAATAAAAAGTTACTAAGATAGAGAGTAATTTCACAAAATCAGCAGCAGTAAGCAATGGTTGGAGTAAAAACAAAAGTCTTTTAACAAAATCCAACTCAAACAAATTTCCCATGTTTTCAAAAGCCAATGATTGAAGAGCTTTCAAGAGTATACATGTTGCTAAACAGACGATTATAGTGATAAAGCAACGTATAGAACTTTACCGTTTGCCTACGAGCGAAATCAAAGGATCTTTTTGGAGCAGAACTTGCAGAGAAAGACCCTGAAGGTTTCTTGGAGAAACCCATAGCTCTATTGTGGGCATAATCTCTACATTTCCTTGTAGCTGCATTAAGGAAAACTCCTGCAGAAGCATGTGATTGAGCATCATCTTCATGGGAAGATGTTGTAGATGGCTTGCTAATAGAGCTGAATTCATCTCCCTCACTGTTACGCAGTGATATTGTACTTCTAGAAGATGGTGATAGTGACTGCCTTCCATATTTTGGCACAGGCCCCCTTCTATTACCAGAAACTGGGGATGAACCGCGCACACGTGTTGCCGACTGGTCTGTCAGAGAAGTTCGGAGGTTAGGTGGCACATCAGTGGAGAAACCAGGAAGGTTTGATTGCCATCCTCGCAGTTTCGGTGAGGCAGAATTTCCACGATTCACCTTGGCAGGGGACATGCCTCTTTTATTAGTGAATGTCTGAACACTGGAACCAGTGCTCATCCTCTGTGGAGTCAAAAACAGTTGAGTTGATGATGAAGGTTTGGTCGGAGGTGTGGAAGGTCCCCGTGAAGGTGTTGCAGGTCGTAGAATTGGAGGTGGGCTTGACCGAGGAACTGAGGATGGTCTACTTCTTGGACGAGAGACACCATAGTTAGATTTAGGAGATGAACTTAATCTATGCGGACTCTCACTGGTTCTATTAGGCCTTGCAGACTGTGAGAACAATCAGATAATCAATATCCTAGCAACAAGGAGGATATAATGAAAACTTCACCTACattaaatgttatcaaaaaaaGGGAATCGCACCAATGTATTCGGGATTGAAATTGGTTGACTAATTGTCCTGCCTCTAGATGCATTTGCAGATTGTGAAACATCATCATCCAATGAAGGAAATAAAGGAGTATCAGGAGGAGTCATCAACCTGCATGGAAAGTAATTCATCAGTCATAGATAAATTTCCAAGAAAAATGGTAATAAGGGTGTTCTCTTCTAATATCCAATTTAGACAATTAACAAAGCCAAGTCCAATTCATAACAGCTAAGGAACCACACAAACTTCAGATTACATGCTTCACACTCAGGACAAATACAGCAATAGCCCATGCTACGTTCTGAATCCCTAAGTGTCTCTTTACATCATAGTGGTGTAGCCATAAACATTGTCATTAAGTCAATGAAGAAAGCCTCTTGCATAAGGGGACTTACCAGTCGTaatcatttttctcaccatctgCATCAAGTAGATCACTTCTCTTTGTTCGAGCCGGTATGGTGATCCCAAGACTAAAATCCGAAAAATATTTCAATTTTGCTGAGATTGAGTAAAACAATTGTAGATAAATCAGTACTAAAAACAGACTAGAAACCTAATGAATAAAAAATCTATAGGTCAGGAAATCAAGAGCAGAATATTGATATTACATATGGATTCATCAAAATCGTCAAAGGAGTGTAGCAAGAAGTTCTCTCTTTCACGGTTCTGCACCTCATTAAACAGGAGTAGATCATCATCCTTGGGCTTGGGAGAATATTTACTCTCAAAACTGTGGCCCCGCTTATGAGCACTTTCCACTTTAAGCTCTGTTGCTGGAGAGCGCCTAGTCAAGGGTGAAGAAGGCATTTTACAGTCTTCTAGTTCTTTCTTGCAGACAAAATTGCATCTAGATCCTCGCACATTAATGTCCGatagatgtttacaaaaaaaCAGGCGCTTAGGACCTTCTCCAGAACCAGAAGGACCATTGTCAATGTGACAACCTGCAGATCGAACTTGCAATTAATAACGTCAGGAAAAAACAACGAAGGAAAAAAACGGGTTTCCCGGCAAACACCTGAATGTAAAGAATTTTCAGCTTTTTTGTTAACTGACATGAAACCTTAAACACAAAATGACAAATTGTAACAAAATCAGGTATTATTAGAATGATCGGCAAGGTACGAGgaatcataaataaaaaaaaagtataatGCGTGAATTATCATTTCATCGAAGTACAAAACAACGAATCGAACTGACCTACTACGtcgaaattcatttttttttttaaagcaaacACGAAACGAGAAGAACGAAAACCAATGAACTCTTCTCTAAAATGCACTGAGAAAACCGCATTCAACCCACAGGATACCAGCACGTAGAATCCCTAGTTATCATTTATCACCTCCCCAAACCCCCGATCTGCTCCCCTCCCAGCGCTGCGCCTAAAGCATCCGCACCAATCGCGAAGCTAAGCGACCAAGACAGCCCGTTTAACAACCTTCGCCTCCGCGGCGCACGAATTCTTCACACAAGAGAGCAGCATTGGGTGACCGAAGCCGGGATCTGGAGGCAGAAGCACAGGGGCCAGCTTTCTCACAATTCGAAGGTTGGGCGAGTCGGGTGAGAAGGATGATTGCAGAGATTTAGAGTGAATTCGAAGGAGAGAAATTGGAAAAAATACATAAATGAGAGAGCGCAACGACGATGTCGTTAGGGTTTCCTTTTCTTCGATCTTTCTTTTTTGCTTTTCGTTTCTTCACCCCACTGCGCTTTCCTCTGAACCACGCTTTGTTCACAGATACAGATACTAACAACCACTCTCTTTTCGCTCTCTGATAATTGCAAATTACAATAATGCCACCAATGGAGAACATATTTAGTTAGTAATAAAAAGGGAAAATTCCGGTCACCTTAATATGGTTTATAGTATTTAAAATAGCttacttaagttttaaaagttagaTATTTTTTATGGATTCAAATTGTACTTtgatttattattgttttataGATTGATGATGCTGATGGATAATAATTTactttaatagatttttttttttcaatttttagcGGGTATATGGTCTTTCAATACAAATAATTCCTATGCTAACATAAAATATCTCCTATTATTTACTTCTTAAGGTCAGCGATACTAATTCCTAGGATCATGATATCGCGGTAGGATATCTAGATTGTCATTTAGGTATTCGTAGTTCGAACCCTAACTACGATATATTTACaggaattttttcttcaaatttgaAGTGTAACCAAAAGGATACTGAGCTTTTGGATTGACTGTCGCGTACGCTTTCCGATTTATCCTAGTGACTGATGGAAAAATTCCGTGGGATCGGCCCCATCATCCCAGGattagtcaatgagactaactggaattatcatttttttaagaCCAATGATACTAGACTATTTGAGATGAATAATATTATCATTTACTCCAATGACATTAATCCATTAGTTCCGGGGTAATAGTAGCGATAAAACGCTTCTTAATTTTCATACATTCAAATCTCAATTtcgataaaattttttaataaatgattAATCTAAAAATATTAGACTGATATGATTTGGTATGAGTATTTTTGGATTTACATGGAtggttagtaaaaaaaattatgtacaGTTAAATCAGGtcgttttaaaattaatcagaacaaatataaaatataaaaaatataaactataaaataaaacaaataaaaataaaaatgacggTGATCCACTAGCTTATTATTTACATTTACCTCCACTTTTTTGTGGGTTTAGTAGATTAATTCATTTTGACCCTAAAATCTaagaattttcttttattaacctTAAAATCTGTACTAATTTGGCACAATGAAAAACCACTACTCTAATATTAAATAGTTTTGCTCAAGGCTAAAATTGTTTTTGACCAAAATgactcaaaaatattttaaccaatttgattaattttgataaaattagaataattttatcaatattaaattagctttgattataattatttaatcatTTCGAGCAAGTTAAATTAGTTTTTGATAAAGCTTTAGTATTTTTCAGAATAGAAGAAAatatctttttaatttattataaaaatatgaaaatccttttaaaaattttgcaattgatttataataaataaataataatacatttaatttatttaaattatatttcttctacaaatgaaagttttaattatgcttaaaaaacattaaaaaaaaaatctctgtcACATTTCTTTTTGGCAATATTGAATA contains:
- the LOC122022749 gene encoding uncharacterized protein LOC122022749 isoform X2, whose product is MPSSPLTRRSPATELKVESAHKRGHSFESKYSPKPKDDDLLLFNEVQNRERENFLLHSFDDFDESISKLKYFSDFSLGITIPARTKRSDLLDADGEKNDYDWLMTPPDTPLFPSLDDDVSQSANASRGRTISQPISIPNTLSARPNRTSESPHRLSSSPKSNYGVSRPRSRPSSVPRSSPPPILRPATPSRGPSTPPTKPSSSTQLFLTPQRMSTGSSVQTFTNKRGMSPAKVNRGNSASPKLRGWQSNLPGFSTDVPPNLRTSLTDQSATRVRGSSPVSGNRRGPVPKYGRQSLSPSSRSTISLRNSEGDEFSSISKPSTTSSHEDDAQSHASAGVFLNAATRKCRDYAHNRAMGFSKKPSGSFSASSAPKRSFDFARRQTDHHRTPQYMFRPLLSSVPASTFYSAKTNSVHGPMLSRNSSLTTSSNASSDQGASFVLDLEDTDHDQSDLTCKWDGTKIHGFQEEIFVLDKLDEVSEDICHETGKCQSNIGIFDEGMSGKVNSKLDTSMANVGVVVNTVAYEDSSFADEVSDNNAGKKMSTCLKCGKYFDLMDTNVCQECLPSYCLVSSKESETDATSQDINSVEKSSICLKCGKSFTVMDMIKDVCQECNAIHGSIAYKASGTRQVAARDDPNDTPRHEIQRKMGMYVPPNSRHHSTLEQQEQISEGPVTDFSMDSRVHLMTHKNKKNLSEQEIFIPNELNDCCKCESPQSVPTPCSNDGVEGTGIAILLTNSSSSRKHHIVQGNSSLTNILYTEPSYGVDIHIIKRSLGKDSSSSSSVELGPSEQTDMLILHQLGNRKDEMDNVRCESHITSDSDLDKFSAIDRSPYNEIETDQVFSRVNLGLENNVENLILNAQKPENSSGGSDLSGLKHSSTEQAAISTDESCYASSYLASSGILLQLGEENTLQMHDSSISGDPGRTCISYQNMDDVCLHNSEGGNEKMEKRTTNQDTPLIEDNYMVTDKVCETQDEIFDVATSSLPIVTLDQQNEIVSCQDAQIDFTPVEMTLCLDLEDCTSIPLDKDVLPSELESKFSQDSSFVPAKMKQRGSLVLSMRSFVSLHPHYGDIFTGQVLHFDCSVSLIAGITPYANAKQAL
- the LOC122022749 gene encoding uncharacterized protein LOC122022749 isoform X1; this translates as MPSSPLTRRSPATELKVESAHKRGHSFESKYSPKPKDDDLLLFNEVQNRERENFLLHSFDDFDESISKLKYFSDFSLGITIPARTKRSDLLDADGEKNDYDWLMTPPDTPLFPSLDDDVSQSANASRGRTISQPISIPNTLSARPNRTSESPHRLSSSPKSNYGVSRPRSRPSSVPRSSPPPILRPATPSRGPSTPPTKPSSSTQLFLTPQRMSTGSSVQTFTNKRGMSPAKVNRGNSASPKLRGWQSNLPGFSTDVPPNLRTSLTDQSATRVRGSSPVSGNRRGPVPKYGRQSLSPSSRSTISLRNSEGDEFSSISKPSTTSSHEDDAQSHASAGVFLNAATRKCRDYAHNRAMGFSKKPSGSFSASSAPKRSFDFARRQTDHHRTPQYMFRPLLSSVPASTFYSAKTNSVHGPMLSRNSSLTTSSNASSDQGASFVLDLEDTDHDQSDLTCKWDGTKIHGFQEEIFVLDKLDEVSEDICHETGKCQSNIGIFDEGMSGKVNSKLDTSMANVGVVVNTVAYEDSSFADEVSDNNAGKKMSTCLKCGKYFDLMDTNVCQECLPSYCLVSSKESETDATSQDINSVEKSSICLKCGKSFTVMDMIKDVCQECNAIHGSIAYKASGTRQVAARDDPNDTPRHEIQRKMGMYVPPNSRHHSTLEQQEQISEGPVTDFSMDSRVHLMTHKNKKNLSEQEIFIPNELNDCCKCESPQSVPTPCSNDGVEGTGIAILLTNSSSSRKHHIVQGNSSLTNILYTEPSYGVDIHIIKRSLGKDSSSSSSVELGPSEQTDMLILHQLGNRKDEMDNVRCESHITSDSDLDKFSAIDRSPYNEIETDQVFSRVNLGLENNVENLILNAQKPENSSGGSDLSGLKHSSTEQAAISTDESCYASSYLASSGILLQLGEENTLQMHDSSISGDPGRTCISYQNMDDVCLHNSEGGNEKMEKRTTNQDTPLIEDNYMVTDKVCETQDEIFDVATSSLPIVTLDQQNEIVSCQDAQIDFTPVEMTLCLDLEDCTSIPLDKDVLPSELESKFSQDSSFEEPVTIEFPEKQVQRCFTLEEATDTILFCSSIVHDIGYKAATIAVDKDFAVRDSLHRPITFLGSTISNHKDFQKASSGRTRSPKRIKRKKQETADKMTSIELTKNVANSEITSCDNKVTNTIDSAKPPKLESKCNCTVM